In the Populus trichocarpa isolate Nisqually-1 chromosome 1, P.trichocarpa_v4.1, whole genome shotgun sequence genome, gaaataccattagtgaatcctctaaccttgacatttgtttttatcattgtttaatccttacattaatcttccatctcaaagttctcattaatttcttcctcttcttctttttattattattattactactactactactattattattattattattattattattatttacattcttgttatatgttatgtacgttaagtatgctctgtgtttgatcaaggatcctgacattgttggtcttgccttattcattcgcatcagaaatctgtttatattatataatatatctctttgatcttttcataaaatcagtatataggctggaaacctgtgacccgatcttttagatcattctcaggtataacaacgccacgtactgagtattattattattattattattattattattgttgttgttgttgttgttgttgttgttgttgttgttgttgctgcattgttatttataatttgtacaattaacctctctgtggttcgaccccggtcttgccgggttatttattacttcgacactcctgcacttgggagaagacatcaatcttttggtcgtgtcaagtttttggcgccgttgccggggaggtaagtattgtatcaattttatatttcttttattttcttttgcacttgcatgagagtttggacacgtacattaagtgatagactttctaggaaatcctcattttctttacaaaacatggccgaagaagataaccagtcaattcataatgagaataatgagaataatcatgtgagaacacttagagatcacatgaatccaacaagaacaagtgcaccatcatgtatagtttttcctcctgatgcttctcattttaattttaagccaggtattattcaacttttacccacttttcatggcttagaattagaaaatccatatttgcatttaagagaatttgaagaagtttgtaacacctataatgacttaaattgtagcatgaacaccatcagattaaagctttttcctttttcattaaaagataaagctaaaacatggctacaaaatattaggtcaggatccattcgtgcttgggatgaaatgcaacaacaatttttaaagaagttttttccatctcacagaacaaactctttcaaaagacaaatcaccactttcactcaaaaaccaggagaaacattttacaagtgttgggatagatataaagacttgcttaatacctgtcctcatcatggttttgaaacatggagattggtctcacaattttatgaagggttaacacctaaagatagacaaatggtggaattgatgtgcaatggaacttttgaagataaagaccctgatgaagcaatggagtacctagacttgctagctgaaaatgctcaaaattgggacaccacaggtacgtgtgaggcaccaggtaaaactcaacctcatacatctaatggaggcatgtacaaccttagggaagatcatgacctccaagccaaatttgcatctttagctagtaaagttgaggcactagaattaaaaaagagtggtcaaataaaatctgttcaagaaattgtgtgtcaaatttgtgaaactaatgaacactcaaccaatgattgtccaactttgccttcttttaaggagtgtctccatgaacaagccaatgctttaaatagtttccaaaggccaagtcataacccatactcgcaaacgtacaaccctggttggagaaatcatccaaatttcagttggaagagtggtaacaataatgcacaaacttcacagccaccatttcaagcacaacataattttcaaaattctcatggatatgcacctccttatattccccctcctagaagaaatcttgaggaaacactgcatgcattcattgaaaagcaagagacaatcaactctcaaaatgctcaaaccatggcagatctaaaagatactcttgcaaagttcacatctgctcttagttttcaggagaaaggtaagtttccatctcaaccccagcaaaatcccaaagggcaatacaattcaagtgcaagtggttccggaagccaacatatggatcaagtcaaatcagtcacaactctccgcagtggtaaggttattgaaaaacccgttcttgaaccttgtgagaaagaagatgagttagtctctgagggtaaggaaagggTTGAACCTGAACACTGCAAGGAggagactgattccccaccagcacttccatttcctcatgccatgaccaaacaaaggaaagtcaatcataattctgaaatctttgaaactttcaaacaggtaaggatcaatatacctttgttagatgctattaaacaggtaccgtcttatgctaaatttttgaaagatctgtgcactgtgaagagaaaactgaatgtgaaaaagaaagcctttttagccgaacaagtaagtgccattcttcagaatgataatgctttgaaatataaagaccctggttgtcctacaatttcttgctttattggagaacataaaattgatagagctttacttgatcttggagctagtgtgaatttacttccatattcggtttttcaaagtctcaatctaggtgagttaaaacctacttctgtaactcttttacttgccgatagatctgtaaaagtgcctagaggaatagttgaagatgtgttagtacaagttgataaattcatctttcctgtggattttattgtcttggatacacaacctgttgaagcatgcaattcaattcctgttattttaggacgtccatttcttgcaacttctaatgcattgattaattgtaggaatggagtgatgaagttatcttttggaaacatgacattggagatgaatgtttttaacatttgcaagcaacctggagatgataatgatttacaggaagtagattttattgaaaaattaatttgtgatcaatttgaaaacacttccagtgaaactgagtttaatgaatctgatgatttgcaaatggtttattttcaggaagaatcaaaggcaaatagttggagaccaaaaattgaggaattgccaccacgatcaattgagtccataccttcaagtgttcaaccaccaaaacccaatttgaagccattaccatttaatctcaaatactcatttttgggagaaaatgaaacttttccggtaataatttcttccaaacttaatgttcatcaagaaggtaagttattacaaactctgaaaatgcacaaaaatgcattaggatggaccatagctgacataaaaggaattagtcctttgatttgcacacacaagatttatttagaggaaaatgctaaaccctctagagaaatgcaacgaaggcttaatcctaatatgaaagaagtagtgagaaatgaagtcattaagcttctagataatggaatcatttatcttatttctgacagcaaatgggtaagtcctacccaagttgtacctaaaaagtctggagttactgtgataacaaatgagaagaatgagttaattccaactaggactattactggttggcgcatgtgcattgactatagaaaacttaattcaatgactagaaaagatcattttcctttacctttcatggatcaaattctagaaagagttgcaagtcatgaattttattgttttctagatggTTATTcgggttacaaccaaattgaaattgcatttgaagatcaagagaaaactactttcacatgtccatttggtacatttACAtaccgaaggatgccttttggattatgtaatgcaccagccacgtttcaaagatgcatgcttagcatattcagtgatatggttgaacgttttcttgagatttttatggatgatttttctgtttttggtgattcatttgatgattgtttaactaacttggaaaaggttttgaacaggtgtgaagagaagaatcttgtgctaaattgggaaaaatgtcattttatggtaacaaacggcattgtacttggtcacattgtttcatcaataggaattgaggttgacaaatctaaaatcgagttaattgctaacttgccaacaccaaaatctgttaaaaatgttagatcattcttaggacatgctggtttttatagaaggttcatcaaagattttagtgtaatatctaagccattgtgtaaccttctaacaaaggataatgtttttgaatggactgaacattgtgaagaagcctttgttaaacttaaaaacttgcttacttctgctcctgtcattcaacctcctgattggtcattaccttttgaaataatgtgtgacgctagtgattatgccgtgggtgctgttttaggacaaagaaaagataagaaaccctatgtgatttactatgcaagtaaaactttaaatagtgctcaaatgaattacactaccactgaaaaggaattacttgcagtagtatttgcatgtgaaaaattcagatcttatcttgttggctcacctgttattgtttttagcgatcatgcagcattgaaatatcttctttctaagaaggattctaaggctagattggtgcggtggattttgttacttcaagaattcgatatcacaatcaaggataagaaaggcaccgaaaatgttgtcgcggatcatttgtcaagattgacaactgattcgagatctgacatcacaccaatcaatgactactttcctgatgaatctttactttctgtctctacgatgccttggtttgctaatatagttaattttcttgtttcaggacatttgccagctcattggagtacccaagacaaaagaaagttcttgaacgaagtgaagaacttttattgggatgacccttacttgttcaaatattgtcctgatcaaatatttcgaagatgcattcccgacaatgaggtaagtagtgtcattaaattttgtcattctgaggcatgtgggggtcatttctcatcaagaaagacaactgcaaaaatcttacaatgtggattttattggcccaccatgttcaaagacacgcatgcattctgcaaaacttgtgaaaattgtcaaaagctaggatctatttcaagacgtcacatgatgcctttaaatactattcttgtcattgaaatctttgactgttggggtatagattttatgggtccatttcctccatcatttggttttgtgtacatattagtcgcagtagactatgtttcaaaatggatagaggcaattccaagtcgtaaCAACGATCATAAAacagtgatcaagtttttgaaagaaaatattttgagtcgatttggaatccctcgggtcatgataagtgatggtggaacacatttctgtaacaagccatttgagtctttaatgaagaaatatggaatcacacacaaagttgccaccccttatcaccctcagacaaatggacaagtagaacttgctaatagggagatcaaacaaatcttgaaaaaaacagtgaaccctaatcggaaggactggtctttaagacttaatgatgcactttgggcttatcgcactgcttttaaaacatcattaggtatgtcaccttataggttggtttatggaaaaccttgtcatttgcctgtggaacttgaacacaaagcttattgggctattaaagctttcaattcaaacctggaTGATGGTAGCCATCTGCGTAAgttgcaaataaatgagcttgaggaaataagaaatgatgcatatgaaaattcaaaaattcataaagcaagaatcaaagagtttcatgataagagaatcttgagaaaaacatttgatgttggtcaaaaagttttgctttataattctcgactccatttatttcctggaaagctaagatcaagatggagcggtccatttattgtgaaacatgtgtatcattatggggcctttgatattgagaatccaaagaatgacaatgtttttaaggtaaatggacatcgtttgaaagcttactttgataattttcctagtgaaattgaatccattggtttgaatgatcctgtatataaaggttgattatattatttttctcacattgtttttgtgtttctttttatgtgactcttgttttgctagtctttctccaaccccggtcaaatggcggataacggtactccgtgactcttaagtcggttctttcagtttcccatgataactgatatctgtgtatatatttgttcaatttcttgttccttctcttttctttgcatttctcatccacttctcttttgaaaaatggacaccactcttgaaaaattgaaaaggtaTTTTCCCGccctgcctcagaatgcgattacaaaaatttaccgtgctaggtgtgaaagattgaggttgttaatgaaccatggaattcctgaagatattcgatggctgattgaagcaaaggtccgattgtcaggtgagtcttccaatacttttatttcatacatgcctggaacaggtaaaagcacttttgcaaagaaacgtcgtgcaaaacgactgaaagtctgtcaccgatgtgccagatggacttgtaatgcaaaatgtcgttctttaggaatggtatctataaaccgtgaagataaaatacaattcattaaggatggcctgagtaaggagtctttagataatcttctattaactcttgagacgcatcctagtggagatgtgcatcgtgcaattcatgatttatggcctcattttcataaagaacatgatcgacttagtcttgggaatctgactaaaaaagaccctgtttgtcagtttttaagaaaactggatgggaagcctatccccgacccatagagggcgtttaagccgttcttggacgtaaaaccaagggaagatgtgagccacaatcacagctgcttgtacatacacatgctttttcaaaaataaataaataaataaataaataaataaatatatacaaagagagagagagagagagagtgagactccagctagcctacatataggtggtatgattgcattttcaatttctcatctataaaatcttctcttccttcccatcatttctactctacccattcatttaatagatatagaagtgtgtagaaatggccagttcctctgttcctaaaataaaaactatttgtgttttttgcggatccaatcctgggaaagaaaaggagtttttagaatcagcaaatcatcttggtcgggtactagctgagagaaagattcatttagtgtatgggggaggtagccttgggttaatggggagtgtttcaatagctgcatttttaggaggcagtcaagttttgggggtcatccccaaagctttagccgaaggggacatcattggaaaaacagtcggagaggaactacaggtctccacaatgtctgaacgacTATCTGTAATGTTTAACCATACTGATGCCtttattgctttaccaggtggtttgggaactttagaagagatatttcatatttcatcttgggctcagctgaacattcaccagaaacctataggtttgctaaatgttaatggtttttataatactttactgtcttttcttgatcatgctgtggaacaacaatttctaacattttcagcgcgacaaatcctcatctctgctgctactgctgaacaattgattgatgaacttcaatctttcatccctgtagttgattcctctatgaatcgacttaattggtcaatcacggaacgccgtaaaaagcttagattggatttgagccttagtttgtgaaatattgtgtcttttggttttattaatggtatattatttgtgttttgttgtttcttgtatttgtttaagtgtgtttcaggtttgtcagtagtcgctgtttcaggtgatgtcttctatactctatctttctaccttacaacattgaggacaatgtctcgttttggttggggggagagggtagtagttgatattactagttgatattacaaaaaaaaaaaaaattattaactaactgtgttttctattattacaaccatttgcaaacctgttgttactaggatggcagagtaaaggatgaactttagtgactcttgagacgcatcttagtaaacattcttaacaaggtctattataatacttcttgaaatattcagatttacaaactctcgcattgttatcacttaattctgctcatatacttatttaacaagtattcttaaaccttcattttcacacacacactttaacatatgattgtgggttgcatattggattattacattatttatgttcttttgttaaaggtaacaactaagggaaagggacagtatatatataaaaacaaaaaaaaacaaaaaaaacaaaaaaaaaaaaacaaataaataaataaaaaagtagataagtttggtttcgtagcctccttgacttaagcaattaagcccgaaggggtgttttaacacctagtaccctaaagtcaactgacttgggagctattggcccagtgcttgttacatgggttaaggagaaaagcttaagggaatcaaacattgcactatctacgtgtcagtatctgcaacccgagttactaagctcgtaggggtgtctcaacacctgatgccctaagaccaac is a window encoding:
- the LOC127905316 gene encoding uncharacterized protein LOC127905316; this translates as MAEEDNQSIHNENNENNHVRTLRDHMNPTRTSAPSCIVFPPDASHFNFKPGIIQLLPTFHGLELENPYLHLREFEEVCNTYNDLNCSMNTIRLKLFPFSLKDKAKTWLQNIRSGSIRAWDEMQQQFLKKFFPSHRTNSFKRQITTFTQKPGETFYKCWDRYKDLLNTCPHHGFETWRLVSQFYEGLTPKDRQMVELMCNGTFEDKDPDEAMEYLDLLAENAQNWDTTGVSP